From the genome of Hymenobacter sp. PAMC 26628, one region includes:
- a CDS encoding OstA-like protein, with the protein MPRFRFFILLLLLLPALAWAQRPGAPPRPVPQPAKPAAKGTPVELLKGAGLLVGVTTPEGVKIRKVIGNVGFKQGDTFLYCDSAYQYLDRNEIEAFSNVRVIQNDTVTITGDKGYYNGNLRTARMVGNVVMRDPRMTLTTPTLNYDLNRKTATYLETGHLTDPQNTLDSQQGFYDTNSKVFVFKRDVHLVSIDAQNQRTDLNNDTLTYNTISKIAYFDGPTRIRGQQGNLYAEKGNYNTATRVSNFQKSAKIDTPNYLLGGDRLVYDEGRLYGEAAGHVTLISKKDNITLRGDFGRHWRGLGRTKLYGGRPVVRNISGKDTLYMAADTLLSVESRPGTPNVRQVLYAFPKARIFKANLQGRCDSLTYDRQDSIIYLNRDPVLWQAHTQMVADSMEIRQKRGKVDQMRLYANSFVINQDTLLNFNQMKGRNIMAYFRGGQIGRIDVLGNAESIAYALDGDTVVTGLNKGVSATMTLRFADNKLQKITMLANPDANFIPLHEIKEPDTRLKGFRWRDTERPTRRQVLGKQFDDRPPRKPARKKTSVRAKRPAKKATRGAPSTGPRKPPATPKPIPTKPVARP; encoded by the coding sequence ATGCCCCGCTTCCGCTTTTTTATTCTGCTCTTGCTGCTGCTGCCGGCCCTGGCCTGGGCCCAGCGGCCCGGTGCCCCGCCCCGCCCGGTGCCCCAGCCCGCCAAGCCCGCCGCCAAAGGCACGCCCGTGGAACTGCTGAAAGGCGCCGGCTTGCTGGTGGGCGTGACGACGCCCGAGGGCGTGAAAATCCGCAAGGTGATTGGCAACGTGGGCTTCAAGCAGGGCGACACGTTTCTGTACTGCGACTCGGCCTACCAATACCTCGACCGCAACGAGATTGAGGCGTTCAGCAACGTGCGCGTCATCCAGAACGACACCGTGACCATTACCGGCGACAAGGGCTACTACAACGGCAACCTGCGCACGGCCCGCATGGTGGGCAACGTGGTGATGCGCGACCCACGCATGACCCTGACCACGCCCACGCTCAACTACGACCTGAACCGCAAAACGGCCACCTACCTCGAAACCGGCCACCTCACCGACCCGCAAAACACGCTCGACAGCCAGCAGGGTTTCTACGACACCAATAGCAAGGTATTCGTCTTCAAGCGCGACGTGCACCTCGTGTCCATCGACGCCCAAAACCAGCGCACCGACCTCAACAACGACACGCTGACCTACAACACCATCAGTAAGATAGCCTATTTCGACGGGCCCACGCGCATCCGGGGGCAGCAGGGCAACCTGTACGCCGAGAAGGGCAACTACAACACCGCCACGCGGGTGTCGAACTTCCAGAAGAGCGCCAAAATAGACACGCCCAACTACCTGCTCGGCGGCGACCGGCTGGTGTACGACGAGGGCCGGCTCTACGGCGAGGCGGCGGGGCACGTCACGCTTATTTCCAAGAAGGACAACATCACGCTGCGCGGCGACTTTGGCCGGCACTGGCGCGGGCTGGGGCGCACCAAGCTCTACGGCGGGCGGCCGGTGGTGCGCAACATTTCGGGCAAGGACACCCTGTACATGGCCGCCGACACGCTGCTGAGCGTGGAAAGCCGCCCCGGCACGCCCAACGTGCGCCAGGTGCTGTACGCCTTCCCCAAGGCCCGGATTTTCAAAGCCAACCTACAGGGGCGCTGCGATTCGCTGACCTACGACCGCCAGGACAGCATCATCTACCTGAACCGCGACCCGGTGCTGTGGCAGGCCCACACCCAAATGGTGGCCGACTCGATGGAAATCCGGCAGAAGCGTGGCAAGGTGGACCAGATGCGGCTGTACGCCAACTCGTTCGTTATCAACCAGGACACGCTGCTGAACTTCAACCAGATGAAGGGCCGCAACATTATGGCCTACTTCCGCGGGGGCCAGATTGGGCGCATCGATGTGCTGGGCAACGCCGAAAGCATCGCCTACGCCCTCGACGGCGACACCGTGGTAACGGGCCTGAACAAGGGCGTGTCGGCTACGATGACGCTGCGCTTTGCCGATAACAAGCTGCAAAAAATCACGATGTTGGCCAACCCCGATGCCAACTTCATCCCGCTGCACGAAATAAAGGAGCCGGACACGCGCCTCAAGGGCTTCCGCTGGCGCGATACCGAGCGCCCCACTCGCCGCCAGGTGCTGGGTAAGCAGTTCGACGACCGCCCGCCCCGCAAACCCGCCCGCAAGAAAACGTCCGTGCGGGCCAAGCGCCCGGCCAAGAAAGCCACTCGAGGGGCCCCCAGCACTGGCCCACGCAAACCGCCCGCCACACCCAAACCTATCCCCACCAAGCCCGTTGCCCGGCCCTGA
- a CDS encoding outer membrane protein assembly factor BamD: protein MPFSRLTLVFFCLAALLLGACNPGYQKLLKSGDVNKKYEAAVRYYDAGDYFRAGTLLEDLIPLLKGRPEAEKAQFYFANTNFKQRNYVLGAYYFKQFTDTYPNSVYTEEASFMHAKSLFRDSPGFELDQTNTTSALEVIQDFINRYPESKFRPETESMSQELQKKLESKAFGAAELYYKLRYNQAAVTAMGVFEQNYPASPFIDQADFLRLSAQYAWAKESIESKQRERFLDAVAFYQHYIDTFPQSKNLKLAQSMYDDSRAELERLKAIPGAEAAAAK, encoded by the coding sequence ATGCCATTTTCCCGCTTAACGCTCGTTTTCTTCTGCCTGGCCGCGCTGCTGCTGGGGGCCTGCAACCCCGGCTACCAGAAGCTGCTCAAAAGCGGCGACGTGAACAAAAAGTACGAAGCCGCCGTCCGCTACTACGACGCGGGCGACTATTTCCGCGCCGGTACGCTGCTCGAAGACCTGATTCCGCTGCTCAAGGGCCGCCCCGAGGCCGAGAAGGCGCAGTTCTACTTCGCCAACACCAACTTCAAGCAGCGCAACTACGTGCTGGGGGCCTACTACTTCAAGCAGTTCACCGACACGTACCCCAACTCGGTGTACACCGAGGAGGCTTCGTTTATGCACGCCAAGTCGCTGTTCCGCGATTCGCCGGGCTTCGAGCTGGACCAGACCAACACCACGTCGGCGCTGGAAGTCATCCAAGACTTCATCAACCGCTACCCCGAAAGCAAATTCCGACCGGAAACGGAAAGCATGTCGCAGGAATTGCAGAAGAAGCTGGAAAGCAAGGCCTTCGGTGCCGCTGAACTTTACTACAAGCTGCGCTACAACCAGGCAGCCGTGACGGCCATGGGCGTGTTCGAGCAGAACTACCCCGCCTCGCCGTTCATCGACCAGGCCGATTTTCTGCGCCTGAGCGCCCAGTACGCCTGGGCCAAGGAGAGCATTGAATCGAAGCAGCGCGAACGGTTTCTCGACGCCGTGGCGTTCTACCAGCACTACATCGACACTTTCCCGCAGAGCAAAAACCTGAAGCTGGCCCAGTCCATGTACGACGACAGCCGCGCCGAGCTGGAACGGCTGAAAGCCATCCCCGGGGCCGAGGCCGCGGCGGCCAAATAA
- a CDS encoding DNA-directed RNA polymerase subunit omega encodes MKPAPNAVSSSIVTRNMADFSIESGNVYEAISVISKRANQLSIKLKEELNDRLAEFASTVDNLEEVFENREQIEVSKHYERMPKPTSLAIEEFLEGKLRYTTPDPVEVPLARELF; translated from the coding sequence ATGAAACCCGCCCCCAACGCCGTATCCAGTTCCATCGTGACGCGCAACATGGCCGATTTTAGCATCGAAAGCGGCAACGTGTACGAAGCCATTTCCGTCATCTCGAAGCGCGCCAACCAACTCTCCATCAAGCTGAAGGAAGAGCTGAACGACCGCCTGGCCGAGTTCGCCTCGACCGTTGACAACCTGGAAGAAGTGTTCGAAAACCGCGAGCAAATCGAGGTGTCGAAGCACTACGAGCGCATGCCCAAGCCCACCAGCCTCGCCATCGAGGAGTTCCTGGAAGGCAAGCTGCGCTACACCACCCCCGATCCGGTGGAAGTGCCCCTGGCCCGCGAGTTGTTCTAA
- a CDS encoding flavoprotein, whose translation MLPLASLPLSPLAGRRLLLGVSGSIAAYKAAALTRLLVQAGAEVQVILTEAAAAFVTPLTLGTLSKKPVLTGFLRDAASGQWHNHVELGLWADALLIAPASANTLGQLANGLCPNLLSAVYLSARCPVFLAPAMDLDMYAHPAVTQNLARLRSFGNHVFDSPSGELASGLVGPGRMLEPEALVQALEKHFQS comes from the coding sequence GTGCTGCCGCTCGCTTCGTTGCCCTTGTCACCGCTGGCGGGCCGCCGCCTGCTGCTGGGCGTGAGCGGCAGCATCGCCGCCTACAAAGCCGCCGCCCTCACGCGGCTGCTGGTGCAGGCCGGGGCTGAGGTACAGGTTATCCTCACCGAAGCCGCCGCCGCCTTCGTCACGCCCCTCACGCTGGGCACCCTCTCCAAAAAGCCCGTCCTGACGGGCTTTTTGCGTGATGCAGCCTCTGGGCAGTGGCACAACCACGTCGAGCTGGGGCTGTGGGCCGACGCGTTGCTCATCGCGCCAGCTAGCGCCAACACGCTCGGCCAGTTGGCCAATGGCCTGTGCCCCAACTTGCTGAGCGCCGTGTACTTGTCGGCACGCTGCCCAGTGTTTCTGGCCCCGGCCATGGACCTGGACATGTACGCCCACCCCGCCGTGACGCAGAACCTGGCGCGCCTGCGCAGCTTCGGCAACCACGTGTTCGACTCGCCCAGCGGCGAGTTGGCCAGCGGCCTCGTGGGCCCCGGCCGCATGCTGGAGCCCGAAGCCCTAGTGCAGGCGCTGGAAAAGCACTTTCAATCCTAG
- a CDS encoding phosphopantothenoylcysteine decarboxylase domain-containing protein, which translates to MRVLITAGPTYEPLDPVRFIGNRSTGKMGYALAEAFAAAGARVDLISGPSALPAPAHPAVQLTRVETAAEMYAAAAAGAPAADVWVFAAAVADYRPAHVAAEKIKKAGDTLTLELVKNVDIAATLGQTKRAEQFAVGFALETTNELAHAQDKLHRKNFDLVVLNSLRDAGAGFGHDTNKVSVLDRADQVVTFELMAKTDLASELVRLILARRAAIITT; encoded by the coding sequence ATGCGCGTCCTGATTACTGCGGGCCCTACCTACGAGCCGCTGGACCCGGTGCGGTTCATCGGCAACCGGTCGACGGGCAAGATGGGCTACGCGTTGGCTGAGGCATTTGCGGCGGCGGGGGCCCGGGTGGACCTCATCAGCGGGCCCAGCGCCCTGCCCGCGCCGGCCCACCCGGCCGTGCAGCTCACGCGCGTGGAAACTGCTGCCGAGATGTACGCCGCCGCGGCTGCCGGGGCCCCCGCGGCCGACGTGTGGGTGTTTGCCGCTGCCGTGGCCGACTACCGGCCCGCCCACGTGGCCGCCGAGAAGATTAAAAAAGCCGGCGACACGCTGACGCTGGAGCTGGTGAAGAACGTGGACATTGCCGCCACGCTCGGCCAAACCAAGCGGGCTGAACAATTTGCCGTCGGTTTTGCGTTGGAGACGACGAACGAGCTGGCCCACGCCCAGGACAAGCTGCACCGCAAAAACTTCGACCTCGTGGTGCTGAATTCACTGCGCGACGCTGGAGCCGGGTTCGGCCACGACACCAACAAAGTGAGCGTACTGGACCGTGCCGACCAGGTGGTTACCTTTGAACTGATGGCCAAAACCGACTTGGCCAGCGAGTTGGTGCGCTTGATTTTGGCCCGCCGCGCAGCCATTATAACTACTTGA
- a CDS encoding type IX secretion system protein PorD, with the protein MRKIWALLPLLLLLLGAPARAQELNCTVEVSIGPSVVITDQSIVANMQRDISAFLNTRTWTSTTYQEKERIKCRMFVVITGGAAPSYQATMRLLSTRPIYGTGYETNVISIVDKSFNFNYPPPNSLDFSPNSFVSNLSSLLGFYANIIVGLDRDTFSRLGGTQYFENARLIMTYSASQSSSEGQDPSWTNGGGLRSRYQLLTNLTDPQLEAFRTGSYAYYRQGMDLFIEKPDEARTAVLGALTGINAAASLRVSEPIFRYFFDAKADEIANIFRTSSDPNQKQQLVTMLVNIDATNAAKYQAILTAR; encoded by the coding sequence ATGCGTAAAATCTGGGCCCTGTTGCCGCTGCTGCTATTGTTGCTGGGGGCCCCCGCCCGGGCCCAGGAGCTGAACTGCACCGTGGAAGTATCCATAGGGCCGAGCGTGGTGATTACCGACCAGAGCATCGTGGCCAACATGCAGCGCGACATTTCGGCCTTTCTCAATACCCGCACCTGGACCAGCACTACGTACCAGGAAAAAGAGCGCATTAAGTGCCGCATGTTCGTGGTGATTACGGGCGGCGCGGCACCGTCGTACCAGGCCACTATGCGGCTGCTTTCGACCCGGCCGATCTACGGCACGGGCTACGAAACCAACGTCATCAGCATCGTCGACAAGAGCTTCAATTTCAACTATCCACCGCCCAACTCGCTCGATTTTTCGCCCAACAGCTTCGTTTCTAACCTTTCGTCGTTGCTGGGCTTCTACGCTAATATCATCGTGGGGCTCGACCGCGACACGTTCAGCCGGCTCGGGGGCACGCAGTATTTTGAAAACGCCCGGCTCATCATGACCTACTCGGCCTCGCAGAGCAGCAGCGAGGGCCAAGATCCGAGCTGGACCAACGGCGGGGGCCTGCGCAGCCGCTACCAGCTGCTCACCAACCTAACCGACCCGCAACTCGAAGCCTTCCGCACCGGCTCGTACGCCTACTACCGGCAGGGCATGGACCTGTTCATCGAGAAGCCCGACGAGGCGCGCACGGCCGTGCTGGGGGCCCTCACGGGTATCAACGCGGCAGCGTCGCTGCGGGTGAGCGAGCCAATTTTTCGGTATTTCTTCGACGCCAAGGCCGACGAGATTGCTAATATTTTCCGCACCAGCTCCGACCCGAACCAGAAGCAGCAACTGGTGACGATGCTGGTCAACATCGACGCGACCAACGCGGCGAAATACCAGGCCATTCTCACGGCTCGCTAG
- the recN gene encoding DNA repair protein RecN — translation MLVDLRIQNYALIESLELRPSPLLNIITGETGAGKSIMLGAIGLLLGNRADGKLLFDTARKCVIEGQFDIASYQLQDIFEAEDLDYDAQCILRREISPTGKSRAFVNDTPVTLEALRKIGANLMDIHSQHDTLLLGDTVFQLNLLDLYAGLVPQRTHYSNAFRQYRKLEAELKTLEDQSNQANAQLDYNSFLLNELEEASLDNEDQDALEQEVKQLEHAEEIKYKLSQALHGLRDSESCATGTMKDASTLLGQVAAYAENFRELRQRLESCLIELHDIADEVETAERRTEGDPARTEELQERLNVLYTLQRKHAVRELGALLAVRDELRQKVGNVLNLDKQIARVRKDVEAALTAVTKQAAKLSESRRKSFPRFEQELRDLVADLGMPNARIVVDHRAGAPSASGTDVVNILFTANKGAQPQTLSKAASGGEFSRLMLCVKYLLADKTALPTIVFDEIDTGISGEIAVKVGRMMQQMARKHQLVAISHLPQMAAAGDAHYFVYKEDRADRTVSRIRQLGEEDRIKEIAHMIAGAKPSANALQSARELLALRGEAMAG, via the coding sequence ATGTTAGTCGATTTACGCATCCAGAACTACGCCCTGATTGAGTCGCTGGAGTTGCGGCCGTCGCCGCTGCTCAACATTATCACCGGCGAAACGGGGGCCGGCAAATCCATCATGCTGGGAGCCATTGGGCTGTTGCTGGGCAACCGGGCCGATGGTAAGCTGCTGTTCGACACGGCGCGCAAGTGCGTAATTGAGGGGCAGTTTGACATTGCCAGCTATCAGCTGCAAGATATTTTTGAGGCCGAGGACCTGGACTACGACGCGCAGTGCATTCTGCGGCGTGAAATCAGCCCCACGGGCAAGTCGCGGGCCTTTGTGAACGACACGCCGGTGACGCTGGAAGCACTGCGGAAAATCGGGGCCAACCTGATGGACATCCACTCGCAGCACGACACGCTGCTGCTCGGTGATACGGTGTTTCAGCTTAACCTGCTCGACCTTTATGCCGGGCTGGTGCCGCAGCGCACGCACTACAGCAACGCCTTCCGGCAGTACCGCAAGCTGGAGGCCGAGTTGAAAACGCTGGAGGACCAGTCGAACCAGGCCAACGCGCAGCTCGATTACAATAGCTTTTTGCTGAATGAGCTGGAGGAAGCCAGCCTCGACAACGAGGATCAGGACGCCTTGGAGCAGGAGGTAAAGCAGCTGGAGCACGCCGAGGAAATCAAGTATAAGCTGAGCCAAGCGTTGCACGGGCTGCGCGACAGCGAGAGCTGCGCCACCGGCACCATGAAGGACGCCTCGACGCTGCTGGGCCAGGTGGCGGCCTACGCCGAGAACTTCCGCGAGCTGCGCCAGCGCCTGGAAAGCTGCCTGATTGAGCTGCACGACATTGCCGACGAGGTGGAAACCGCCGAGCGCCGCACCGAGGGCGACCCCGCCCGCACCGAAGAATTGCAGGAGCGCCTGAACGTGCTCTACACCTTGCAGCGCAAGCACGCGGTGCGCGAACTGGGGGCCCTGTTGGCCGTGCGCGACGAGCTGCGCCAGAAGGTGGGCAACGTGCTGAACCTCGACAAGCAAATTGCCCGGGTGCGCAAGGACGTAGAAGCGGCCCTGACCGCGGTGACCAAGCAGGCGGCCAAGCTCTCGGAGAGCCGGCGCAAGTCGTTCCCGCGCTTCGAGCAGGAGCTGCGCGACCTGGTGGCTGACCTGGGCATGCCCAACGCCCGCATCGTGGTGGACCACCGCGCCGGGGCCCCCAGCGCCAGCGGCACCGACGTGGTGAACATCCTCTTCACGGCCAACAAGGGGGCCCAGCCCCAGACGCTGAGCAAGGCCGCCTCGGGGGGCGAGTTCTCGCGCTTGATGCTGTGCGTGAAGTACCTACTGGCCGACAAGACGGCGCTGCCCACGATAGTGTTCGACGAAATCGATACCGGCATCAGTGGGGAAATTGCTGTGAAGGTGGGTCGCATGATGCAACAAATGGCGCGCAAGCACCAGCTGGTGGCCATTTCGCACCTGCCGCAGATGGCGGCGGCCGGCGACGCGCACTACTTCGTGTACAAGGAAGACCGCGCCGACCGCACCGTGAGCCGCATCCGCCAGCTCGGCGAGGAGGACCGCATCAAGGAAATTGCCCACATGATTGCCGGCGCCAAGCCCAGCGCCAACGCCCTGCAAAGCGCCCGCGAGCTGCTGGCGCTGCGCGGCGAGGCCATGGCCGGGTAG
- a CDS encoding enoyl-ACP reductase FabI, whose product MSNNLLAGKVGIISGALNEKSIAWKVAQRAHAEGARFVLTNAPLAMRMGEINKLSEECNAPIIPADATSVEDLEKLFAGAQEQLGGKLDFMLHSIGMSPNIRKGKHYGELNYQWFQQTIDISALSFHKMLAVAEKQDAFNEWGSVVALSYIAAQRAFLDYTDMTQAKAMLESIARSYGQRLGKLKKVRVNTVSQSPTKTTAGAGISGFDAFYEFADKMSPLGNAPAEACADYCISLFSDLTRYVTMQNLMHDGGFSTTGISQEMADLMEKASA is encoded by the coding sequence ATGTCCAACAACCTGCTCGCCGGCAAAGTCGGCATTATTTCCGGCGCCCTCAACGAGAAATCCATTGCCTGGAAAGTGGCCCAGCGCGCCCACGCCGAAGGCGCCCGCTTCGTGCTCACCAACGCCCCGCTGGCCATGCGCATGGGCGAAATCAATAAGCTGAGCGAGGAGTGCAACGCCCCCATCATTCCGGCCGACGCCACGTCGGTGGAGGATTTGGAAAAGCTGTTTGCCGGGGCCCAGGAGCAGCTGGGCGGCAAGCTCGACTTCATGCTCCACTCCATCGGCATGAGCCCCAACATCCGCAAGGGCAAGCACTACGGCGAGCTGAACTACCAGTGGTTCCAGCAAACCATCGACATTTCGGCCCTCTCGTTCCACAAAATGCTGGCCGTGGCCGAGAAGCAGGACGCCTTCAACGAGTGGGGCAGCGTGGTGGCCCTGAGCTACATCGCCGCCCAGCGCGCTTTCCTCGACTACACCGACATGACGCAGGCCAAGGCCATGCTCGAAAGCATTGCCCGCAGCTACGGCCAGCGCCTGGGCAAGCTCAAGAAGGTGCGCGTCAACACCGTGTCGCAGTCGCCCACCAAAACCACGGCCGGCGCCGGCATCAGCGGCTTCGACGCCTTTTACGAGTTTGCCGACAAGATGTCGCCGCTGGGCAACGCCCCCGCCGAGGCCTGCGCCGACTACTGCATCTCGCTGTTTTCGGACCTCACCCGCTACGTGACCATGCAGAACCTGATGCACGACGGCGGCTTCAGCACCACCGGCATCTCGCAGGAAATGGCCGATTTGATGGAAAAGGCCAGCGCCTAA
- a CDS encoding Brp/Blh family beta-carotene 15,15'-dioxygenase encodes MVLDSASDWSRRRYSYAIVLALAGVGAAFPGAAWALLGPPLAVGMVVLGVAHGACDQLVLPAGQPRGPGAGGWRYWLGFLLGYLGLASLVGALWWAWPAATVGGFFLLTVWHWGSADAPAGPRPPAWLWLAHSCLRGLLLFAMPLWGWPAQTAGVVNGLLAFTGAPTVPAAALATAAAALGAVVVAGHLALWGRWAYHRQWARLRTELGEVLVLALLLLALPPQLSVAVYFIFWHSLQHVLRLTGWLGYAPAPGRPRPAADLVPRLAFFLRQAAPLLLLSCAALLLLGRLLAPHLPNGGAWFSLALVVASIVTLPHALLVTLVMDAPRWRAAPRAR; translated from the coding sequence ATGGTCCTCGATTCTGCATCTGATTGGTCCCGGCGGCGCTATTCTTACGCGATTGTGCTGGCGCTAGCCGGCGTGGGCGCGGCGTTTCCGGGCGCTGCCTGGGCACTACTGGGGCCGCCGCTGGCCGTGGGCATGGTGGTGCTGGGCGTGGCGCACGGGGCCTGCGACCAGCTGGTGCTGCCCGCGGGCCAACCCCGGGGCCCCGGGGCCGGCGGGTGGCGGTATTGGCTGGGCTTCCTACTCGGCTACTTGGGCTTGGCAAGCTTGGTGGGGGCGCTGTGGTGGGCCTGGCCGGCGGCCACGGTCGGCGGTTTCTTCTTACTGACGGTGTGGCACTGGGGCTCGGCCGACGCCCCGGCCGGGCCCCGGCCACCGGCGTGGCTGTGGTTGGCGCACAGCTGCCTGCGAGGCCTGCTGCTGTTTGCCATGCCCCTGTGGGGGTGGCCTGCGCAAACCGCGGGCGTCGTGAACGGGCTGTTGGCCTTCACCGGGGCCCCCACGGTACCCGCGGCCGCGTTGGCCACCGCGGCTGCGGCCCTCGGCGCGGTGGTAGTAGCCGGGCACTTGGCCCTGTGGGGCCGCTGGGCTTACCATCGCCAATGGGCCCGGCTCCGCACCGAGCTGGGCGAGGTGCTGGTCCTGGCGCTGCTGCTACTGGCCCTGCCTCCCCAACTCTCGGTGGCCGTGTATTTTATATTTTGGCACAGCTTGCAGCACGTGCTGCGCCTCACGGGCTGGCTCGGCTACGCCCCGGCGCCCGGCCGCCCGCGCCCCGCGGCTGATTTGGTGCCCCGGCTGGCCTTCTTCCTGCGCCAGGCGGCCCCGCTCCTGCTGCTAAGCTGCGCGGCGCTGCTGCTGCTGGGCCGCCTACTGGCCCCCCACCTCCCCAACGGCGGCGCCTGGTTCAGCCTGGCGCTGGTGGTGGCCTCCATCGTTACGCTGCCCCACGCCCTGCTCGTCACGCTGGTGATGGACGCGCCCCGGTGGCGAGCCGCGCCCAGGGCCCGGTAG
- a CDS encoding bacteriorhodopsin, producing the protein MQTMLLDVMKIPVDDPVAFTFFTGYMAMAAASVFFLFERGTVADKWKTSLLISGMITGIAAVHYYYMRDYYISTHSTPVALRYIDWTLTVPLMVIEFYLLVRGAGAKIGLLWKLVAAAVFMLVCGYIGEAFTDGSKFHSNLWGALSTLGYVYILYSAWYGEIAQLAAKSDSAAVQKGVRYLSWFIFAGWAIYPIGYMAMPGGLLGPDGLNLLKSSSLDLIYNLGDAVNKIGFGLVVYGIARSESAVKAHPEGTGAVAGAVGQPGVRVGAVA; encoded by the coding sequence ATGCAAACCATGCTGCTTGATGTCATGAAGATTCCGGTTGACGACCCAGTTGCGTTCACCTTTTTCACGGGGTACATGGCCATGGCGGCCGCGTCGGTGTTTTTCCTCTTCGAGCGCGGCACCGTGGCCGACAAGTGGAAAACCTCGCTTCTGATTTCGGGGATGATTACCGGCATTGCCGCCGTGCACTACTACTACATGCGCGACTACTACATCAGCACTCACTCGACGCCCGTGGCCCTGCGCTACATCGACTGGACGCTGACCGTGCCGCTGATGGTAATTGAGTTTTACCTACTGGTACGGGGCGCCGGGGCCAAAATCGGCCTACTTTGGAAGCTCGTCGCTGCGGCTGTATTTATGCTCGTGTGCGGCTACATCGGTGAGGCCTTCACCGACGGCTCCAAATTCCATTCTAACCTATGGGGGGCGCTGTCTACGCTGGGCTACGTCTACATTCTGTATTCGGCCTGGTACGGTGAAATTGCGCAGCTGGCAGCCAAGTCCGATTCCGCGGCTGTGCAGAAAGGGGTGCGCTACTTGTCGTGGTTCATCTTCGCCGGCTGGGCCATTTACCCCATCGGCTACATGGCCATGCCTGGTGGCCTGCTCGGGCCCGACGGCCTCAACCTGCTGAAGTCGTCCAGCCTCGACCTGATCTACAACCTGGGCGACGCCGTTAACAAAATCGGTTTTGGCCTGGTCGTGTACGGCATTGCCCGCAGTGAGTCAGCGGTGAAGGCCCACCCCGAAGGCACCGGAGCCGTAGCCGGCGCCGTGGGCCAGCCGGGCGTCCGGGTCGGCGCCGTGGCCTAG
- a CDS encoding D-2-hydroxyacid dehydrogenase produces the protein MRLFVYSPLSPAARAYLHQHLPAGHDVTFGANVPAEQQAAAFEQAEAVLGNVPPAWLAAGAPAGLKFWQIDSAGFERYRGVLVGVPVANMGDFFAWPCAETMVAGLLALYRHLPELAVFQAERRWVGGAFVRNRAGLLRGKRVVILGAGAISLALRQQLSGFECPVQLLARTSPAAELHSVDELKAVLPETDVVINTLPGSADGFFSADLVGALRPGSVYASVGRGNTTDEPALVGALQAGRLGGAVLDVTATEPLPAASPLWALPNVLLTQHTAGGQPLEDEGKVDVFLTNLAHFQAGEPLENLVDLARGY, from the coding sequence ATGCGCCTGTTCGTTTATTCGCCCCTCAGCCCCGCCGCCCGCGCCTACCTGCACCAGCACCTGCCGGCGGGCCACGACGTTACCTTCGGCGCCAACGTGCCGGCCGAGCAGCAGGCCGCGGCCTTCGAGCAGGCCGAGGCTGTACTGGGCAATGTGCCGCCCGCGTGGCTGGCCGCCGGGGCCCCAGCGGGCTTGAAGTTCTGGCAAATTGATTCGGCCGGGTTTGAGCGCTACCGCGGCGTGCTGGTGGGCGTGCCCGTGGCCAACATGGGCGACTTCTTCGCCTGGCCCTGCGCCGAAACCATGGTGGCCGGGCTGCTGGCCCTGTATCGCCACCTGCCCGAGCTAGCCGTGTTTCAGGCCGAGAGGCGCTGGGTGGGTGGGGCCTTCGTGCGCAACCGCGCCGGCCTGCTGCGCGGTAAGCGGGTAGTCATTCTCGGGGCCGGGGCTATTTCGCTGGCCCTCCGCCAGCAGCTCAGCGGCTTCGAGTGCCCGGTGCAGCTGCTGGCCCGTACCAGCCCCGCCGCCGAATTGCACTCCGTGGACGAATTGAAGGCGGTGCTGCCCGAAACCGATGTCGTCATCAACACCCTGCCCGGCAGCGCCGACGGGTTCTTCTCGGCCGACCTTGTGGGGGCCCTGCGCCCGGGCAGCGTATACGCCAGCGTGGGCCGGGGCAACACCACCGACGAGCCCGCCCTTGTGGGGGCCCTGCAAGCCGGCCGCCTCGGCGGCGCCGTGCTCGACGTGACGGCCACCGAGCCGCTGCCCGCCGCCAGCCCCCTCTGGGCCCTGCCCAACGTGCTGCTCACCCAGCACACCGCTGGCGGCCAGCCCCTTGAAGACGAAGGCAAAGTGGACGTTTTCCTCACCAACCTTGCCCATTTTCAGGCGGGCGAACCGTTGGAGAATCTCGTGGATTTAGCGCGCGGCTACTAA